The Streptomyces armeniacus genomic interval CGGCGGTGCGGCGTAGATGACGGTCGCGACCAGCGCGGACGGCACGCCGATGCCGAAGATCAGCAGGAACGGCAGCAGGTACGCGAACGCCGGCATCACCTGCATCGTGTCGAACACCGGGCGCAGTAGCCGTTCGCAGCGGTCCGACAGCCCGGCGGCCAGGCCCAGGAGCAGGCCGAGGACGGCGGCGGCGAACACCGCGACCGTCATCAGGGCCAGCGTCTCCATGGTGGATTCCCACATGTCCAGCAGCCCGCACACCGCGAACACGCCGAGCGCGGTCGCCCCGACGCGCAGCGCGCGGCGGCTGAGGTCGGCGCCGCCCGCGGCCCAGGCGATCAGCGTGCCGATGGCGGTCACGCCGACCCAGCCGAGCGACTCGAACAGCTCGATCATGCCGTCCACGGAGTCCTGCGCGGAGTTGCTGACGTGCAGCAGGAAGTACAGGAACAGCCAGTGGGTGTCGCGGTTGTCGACGAGCCAGTTGTTCAGGTCGTTCAGCGGCGTCTCGACGTCGACGGTCCAGCCGGCCGGCCAGTCGCTCTCACCGACGATCACGGCGCTGACGACCGCGACCAGGAGCGCCAGCAGCACCAGCGCGGCCCTGGGGTTCGCGCCGAGCCAGGCCCGTACGCGTACGCCGAGGCCCTCGTCGCCGGAGCCGCCCGTGCCGCCGGAGCCGGATGCGGGCGCGGAGCCCTTCTTCTCAAGCGTCGGCGCGCTCATACGCCCCTCCCCTGCTGGGTACGGGGCGAGCGCCCGCCGGTTCGTGCGGTGCTCATACGGCAGCCACCTCCCGGCCTTCCTTGCCGTCCCCGCCGTCCTTGCCGGCATCCCCGCCGTCGCCGCCGTCCCCGCCGTCCCCGCCGTCCTTGTCGATGCCGGCGACGACTGCGAGCAGCTGCTCGTGCCCGACGACGCCGAGGAGCTTCTTGCCGTCCATCACGCGCACCGGCTCGCCGGTACGGGCCACGGCCTCGATCGCGTCGGAGACGAGCGCGTTCGGCGGCAGCTCGGAACCGGCGGCGCCCTCGGAGGCGCCGGAGCCGGCCTTGGCCTCCGCGCCGTCCGCGGCGCGCATGGCCCGCCGTACGGAGATGACCTGCTCGCGCGGCACGTCGCGGACGAAGTCCCGTACGTAGTCGTCGGCCGGGTTGGCGACGATCTCCTCCGGGGTGCCGAGCTGGACGATCTCGCCGTCCCGCATCAGCGCGATCCGGTCGCCCAGGCGCAGCGCCTCGGACAGGTCGTGGGTGATGAACACCATCGTCCGGCCCTCCTCGCGGTGCAGCCGGATGACCTCCTCCTGCATGTCGCGGCGGATCAGCGGGTCGAGCGCGCTGAACGGCTCGTCGAAGAGCATCACCTCGGGGTCGACGGCGAGCGCCCTGGCCAGCCCGACGCGCTGCTGCTGGCCGCCGGACAGCTGCCGCGGGCGGCGTTCGCCGAGGCCCGCCAGGCCGACCTTCTCCACCATCTCGGCGGCGACGGCGCGGCGCTCCTCGCGGCCCATGCCCTGGATCTCCAGGCCGTAGGCGACGTTGTCGATCACGCTGCGGTGCGGCAGCAGCCCGAAGTTCTGGAACACCATCGAGGCGCGGTGCCGGCGCAGCTCGCGCAGCCGGCTCTTGTCCATGGCGCGTACGTCCTCGCCGTCCATCACCAGCGAGCCCGAGGTCGGCTCGATGAGCCGGGTCAGACACCGTACGAGCGTGGACTTGCCGGAGCCCGACAGGCCCATGACGACGAAGACCTCGCCCTTGTGCACGTCGAAGGAGACGTCGCGTACGGCGGCGGTGCAGCCCGTTTTGGCGCGCAGGTCGGTGGCGCTGAGTCCCGCGTACTCCTTGTTGCCCGGGACCTTCTCCGCCTTGGGGCCGAAGACCTTCCACAGATTGCGGACGGAGAACACCGGGTGGGTCTCGGTGGTTTCGGACATCACGCAACACCTCCCAGTGCCGTCGTCGAATGGGGCGTCGTATCAGGGGACTTGCCGCTGGAGCCGTCGGAGCGCAGCAGGTCGGCGGCCTTCTCGCCGACCATGAGCACGCCGAGCATGGGGTTCACGGTGGGCATCGTCGGGAAGACGGAGGCGTCGGCGATGCGGATGCCGGCCAGCCCGCGTACGCGCAACTCCGGGTCCACCACGGCGAGTCCGTCGTCGGCGGCGCCCATCCGGCAGGTGCCCGCGGGGTGGTACACGGTGTGCGCGACCTGGCGGGCGTACGCGCTGAGCTCCTCGTCGGAGGTGACCTCCGGGCCCGGACACACCTCCCGCTTCAGCCACTTGGCCAGCGGTTCGGCGCGGGCCACCTCGCGGGCGAGGCGGATGCCGTCGACGAGGGTGCGGGCGTCGTAGTCGTCCTCGTCCGTGAAGTAGCGGAAGTCGAGGGCGGGTTTGACGGCCGGGTCGGCCGAGGTGAGGAACAGCCGGCCGCGGCTGTGCGGCTTGGGGATGTTCGGGGTCATCGACACGCCGTGCTCGGGCTTCTCGTAGCCGATCCGCTCGGGGTTGTCGGTGAACGGGATCTGGTAGAAGTGGAACATCAGGTCGGGGCCCGGGGCGGTCTCGTCGCGCCGTACGAACAGGCCCGCGTCGGAGTCCATCGCGGAGTTCTCCGGGATGGGGCCGTCCGTCTCCCAGACGATCACTGACTCGGGGTGGTCGAGCAGGTTCTCGCCGACGCCCGGCAGGTCGAGCGCCACCGGGATGCCCAGCGCCTCCAGGTCGCGGGCGGGCCCGATCCCGGAGTGCAGCAGCAGCCGCGGGGTGTCCACGGCGCCCGCGCACACTAGTACCTCCCGCTCGGCGCTGATCAGCCGCTCCGTGCCGTCGGCCGTACGCACGTGGACGCCGGTCGCGCGGTTGCCGTCCAGCTCCAGCCGGTACGCCCAGGTCTCCAGGAACAGGTCCAGGTTCGGGCGGTCGCCGGCCTTCATGTGGGGGTGGAGATACGCGACGGAGGCGGAGGAGCGCTTGTTGTTCTCCGGGTGGTACGAGAGGTCGAAGAAGCCGGCGCCCTCGGTGAACGGCGCCTTGTTGAAGCCCTCGACGCGCGGCACGCCCAGCGCGGCGGTGGCGGCCTCGACGAAGTCGCGGGCGATGGCGTTCCGGTCCTTCTCGTCCACCGCGACGATGTTGTTCCGCAGCTTCCCGAAGTACGGGTCCATCGTCTCGGCGTTCCAGCCGCGGGCGCCCGCCTCCTCCCACTCGTCCCAGTCGGAGGGGAGCGGCTTGAAGGAGATCAGGGTGTTGTGCGACGAGCAGCCGCCCAGGACGCGGGCGCGGCTGTGCCGGATGTGGGAGTTGCCGCGGGGCTGCTCGGTCGTCGGGTAGTCGTAGTCCAGCTCACCGCCGAGCAGGCCGAGCCAGCGGCGCAGGGTGAGCACCTCCGGGCGGTCCATGTCGGACGGACCGCCCTCGATGACGGCGACGCGGACGCCGGGGTCCTCGGTGAGCCGGGAGGCGATCACGGAACCGGCCGTACCGCCGCCGACTATGACGTAGTCATAGGTGGCCATTGGGGGTGTTGCTCCTTGAGGGGATGAAGGCGCCGGGGGTGCGGGCGAAGGTCCTCCGGCGGGGACGTGGGTGGGTCAGCCCGCGAACCAGCGCACCGGTGCGGGGCGCAGGTTCTCGTACACGTGCTTCGTCTCGCGGTACTCGGCCAGACCGTGCGGACCGAGTTCGCGGCCCACTCCGGACTTGCCGAAACCGCCCCACTCGGCTTGCGGCAGGTACGGGTGGAAGTCGTTGATCCAGACCGTGCCGTGCCGCAGACGGGCCGCGATCCGGCGTGCCCGTGCCGTGTCCGAGGAGAAGACGGCGCCCGCGAGACCGTAGTCGGTGTCGTTCGCGAGGGCTACGGCTTCGTCCTCGGTACGGAAGGTCTCGACGGTCAGAATCGGCCCGAACGTCTCTTCCCGGACGACCCGCATGCTCCGGTCGCAGTCGTCGAGAACCGTCGGGCAGTAGAAGTAGCCCGAGGCGGGGCGCACCTCGGAGGGCTTGGGGCGCTCGCCGCCGCAGCGCAGGGTGGCGCCCTGGGCGAGCGCGGACGCGACGTACGCCTCGGTCTTGGCGAGCTGCTGCTCGGAGACCAGCGGGCCGCACTCCACACCGTCCTCGGTGCCGCGCCCCAGCCGGATGCGGGAGGCGCGCTCGGCGAGCTCCGTGACGAAGCGGGACCGTACCGACTCCTCGATGACGAGCCGGGCGCCGGCCGAGCAGACCTGGCCGCTGTGGATGAACGCCGCGTTCAAGGCTTGATCGACCGCGTGGTCGAAACGCTCGTCCGTGTCGCATGCGTCCGCAAAGACGACGTTCGGGTTCTTGCCGCCCAGCTCCAGCGCGACCTTCTTCACGGTGGGGGCCGCCGCCTGCGCCACCTTCGTACCGCTGGCCAGGCCGCCGGTGAACGAGACCAGATCGACACCGGGGTGTTCCGCCAGTCGGGCGCCCACGGGGTTTCCGGCCCCGGTGACGAGGTTGGCCACGCCCGTCGGCAGGCCGGCCTCGGCGAGCAGTCTCAGCAGGTGGACGGTGGAGAGCGGCGTCACCTCGCTGGGCTTGAGCACGAAGGTGTTGCCGGCGGCGAGCGCCGGTGCGACCTTCCAGCTGGCCTGGAGGAGGGGATAGTTCCACGGTGTGATCATCGCGCAGACGCCGACCGGTTCGTGGACGACGACGCTGTGTACGTCGGCGCTGCCGGCGTCGACCACACGGCCGCCGGACTCGTTCACGATCAGGTCCGCGAAGTAGCGGAAGGCGGCGGTGACGTCGTCCACGTCGACCCGGCCCTCCTCGAGGGTCTTGCCCGTGTCGCGCGACTCGGTGAGGGCGATCTCCTCGCGGTCGCGCTGCAGGAGGTCGGCCACGCGGCGCAGCAGTCCCGCGCGCTCGGTGGCGGGTGTCCCGGGCCAGGGCCCGTTGTCGAAGGCATCGCGGGCGGCGGCGACAGCGGCGTCGGTGTCGTCCGCGTCACCCTCGGCGACAACCGCCAGGACCGAGGCGTCCGCCGGGTCGAGAACGTCCCGTGTCCCGCCGGCTGTGGCGGAGCGCCACACTCCGTTGATGTGCATGCTCTCGATTACGGACACCTTGTGATCTGCCTTCCATGTACGAAATGTGCCTGATCACCTGCCGAGGCGTGGTGATCAAACGAAACCCCTGCCCCATCCCGACCGCCTCATGTCTCTATGAGTCGAATAAGTGGCCTTCCTCACGAGCCTCTGTTCCCCTGGGTCTCGGTAACAGCACGAATGCCTAACCGAATGACGTCAATGGGCACACGGGGCAGTTTCCGGCCACCTTTCCCACGGAACGCGAACGGGCCGGCACGGACAGCGATGGTCCGTACCGGCCCGTTGTGACGGGTGATGTGACGGGGCGCGCGTTCAGCGGCGGCCGGGGGTGACGGCCGGGTCCGCGCGGAGCCCGTCAGCGTGCGTTCAGAGCAGGCCCAGCCCGCGTACCGCGTCCCGCTCCTCGGCCAGCTCCTGTACGGAGGCGTCGATGCGCGGCCGCGAGAAGTCGTTCACCTCGAGGCCCTGGACGATCTCGTACGAGCCGCCGGCGCAGGTCACGGGGAACGACGAGATCAGGCCCTCGGGCACACCGTACGAGCCGTCCGAGGGGATGCCCATCGAGGTCCAGTCGCCCTCGGGGGTGCCGTTCACCCAGGTGTGCACGTGGTCGATCGCGGCGTTGGCGGCGGATGCGGCGGACGAGGCGCCGCGCGCCTCGATGATGGCCGCGCCGCGCTTGGCGACGGTCGGGATGAACTCGTCGGCCAGCCACTTCTCGTCGTTGACGGCCTCGGCGGCGTTCTTGCCCGCGATCTCGGCGTGGAAGATGTCCGGGTACTGGGTCGCCGAGTGGTTGCCCCAGATGGTGAGCTTCCGGATGTCGGCGACCGTGCTGCCGGTCTTCTTCGCGAGCTGCGACAGCGCGCGGTTGTGGTCGAGGCGGGTCATCGCGGTGAACCGCTCGGCCGGTACGTCGGGGGCGGCGGCCTGCGCGATCAGCGCGTTGGTGTTCGCGGGGTTGCCGACGACGAGGACCTTCACGTCGTCCGCGGCGCCATCGTTGATGGCCTTGCCCTGCGGCTTGAAGATGCCGCCGTTGGCCTCCAGCAGGTCGCCGCGCTCCATGCCCTTCGTCCGCGGCCGGGCGCCGACCAGCAGGGCGACGTTGGTGCCGTCGAAGGCGGCGTTCGCGTCGTCGGTGATGTCGATGCCACTGAGCAGCGGGAAGGCGCAGTCGTCCAGCTCCATCGCGGTGCCCTCGGCGGCCTTCACCGCCTGCGGGATCTCCAGCAGCCGGAGCCGCACCGGCACGTCCGCGCCGAGCAGATGGCCGGACGCGATGCGGAACAGCAGCGCGTAGCCGATCTGCCCCGCGGCGCCGGTGACGGTGACATTGACGGGGGTGCGGGTCATGGCGATCTCCGAGTACCTGACGTTCCGATGGTGTCTTCCTGAGGCTCCGCCGCAGGGAGACTCCGAGACGTTCCCTGCGTTGTTCCAGAGATCTCTCTACGTCAAGAGAGCTGCCGTCAGGCTATCGGACGCCCCCGAACCGTGGGCAGCCGCCCGCTCAAGGAGGGGGGCGGCGGGCGGCTGCCGGTGCGTGTTGGCTCACCCGTGGGGGGCTGACGTACGCCTGCCCGCTTTCCGCGCGGGCATGCGCGCTCGCGCGCGAGCGGTTCGGGCGGTTTTCCATAGGGCGCGACGGGCTACTGCCTTACGGCTTTCCGTACGCGCCGGCGGGTCAGGTCAGGGCGCGGGGGCCGTGGCCGTGCCCCGCGCGCAACCGCGGGCGCCCGCGGCCGGCTTCACGCAGGCGCGCGCCTGCTGGACGTTCTTCACCGGGACCATCGGGGTGTACGCGTCCGGGCTGTCCACGTCCTCGGTCTGGGTGCGCTTCCCGCCTGAGATCCGCAGCAAGTCGCCGTTCGCGCCGCCGGTCACCCGGGCCCAAGCCGCGCCGCACACCTTGCTGTACCGCACCTCGACCGTGCGCGGGCCGACCTTCCGGGAGCCCGCGGTCTTGGCGTACTGGCCGCCGCAGCCCATCGTCTCCGGGTCCTTGCCGTTGCAGTCCGCCCCGGAACACTTCACTCCGGCGGGCAGGTCGGGGTTCTCCGCGGTCGGCGTCGGGTCGGGGGCGGCGGAGTCGTCGCCGCCGGTCAGATCGAAGGCGAACACCGCGCCCGCGACGACGATCAGCGCGGCGACCACGCCCGCGGCGAGCATCAGCAGCTGACGCCCGCGACCGCCGCCGTCGCCACCGGGCTCGCGCTGCGCGGTGGTGTCGCCGTGGCCGCCGGGGACGCCCGCGGCCGGGTGGGGCGCGGCGGAGGGCGGTGCCGGCGGTGTGCCGGGCGGGGCGGCGGAAGCGTGCGCAGGCGGCGCCTCGGCCACCTCGGGCGTACGCCTGGTGCCCCACGACTGCGGGTCGATGTTCCCCACGGGACCGGGCGCCGCAACGGGCTTGGGTGCGGGCGCCGGTGCGGGCGCGGACGCGGAACTGTCCGGCAGGGACGGCCTGTTCAGCCGCGTCGTGCCCCGGTCGACGGCCGCGTCGGGGCGCGGCGTACGGGGCGTACGGGGGCGCATGACGGCCGTCTGATCGTCTGCCGGGGGCGCGGGGGACGCGGCGGGTGTTGCCGGTGCGCTGGAGGCGGCGGAGGCGGCGGCGCCCGCCGCGCCGACGGGGCCCGCCGCGCCGGCGTCACGGGCGGAATCGGCGGCTCCAGCGCCCGCGGCGGGCGGTGGCGCCGGAGTGCCGACGGCGCCGGGCGGCGGCCCGGCCGGGGCCGGGTTCTTGGCATTCTTGCCGCCGATGCCCCACTTCCAGCCCTTGGCCGGGGTCTCGCCGGTCGGCGACAGCGCGGCACGCGCCTGGGCGACCTGTATGGCCTCCATCGTCATGTCGTGACGCATCTCACTGCGGCTCCAGGCCCGTTCGGCCAGCTCCCACATGGTCGCGAGATGCCGTACCTCCGTGCCCGTGACATCGGCCAGCGCCTGGACGGCGCCACGCGGCGGCAGCAGACGGCCGTTGAGGTACCGCTCCCAGGACGACTTGCTGTACTCCGTCCGGTCCGCGATCGTCGCAAGACTCATCCCGCTGCGGTCCACGAGGCGACGCAGTTGACTGGTGAACTCGCTTATCTGCGGGTCCAGTCCGTCCGGTAGCGCCTTCCAGCGAGGCATCGTCTTCCCCCTCATCCCCCAGGTGCCGATCCCCCACCGGGTCTGCGTACTGGCTACCCAGGGGGATGCAGAAAGCCAGGACTGAGGTTCCAGACCGGGGGGCGTACGGGAGCGTTTCAGTTCACTGACCGCACGCGCACAAGCCCCAGTGTGCCACCAGAGCGCGCCCCCGACCCCCCGACCCGCCTCCGTACGAGGCCCGTACGAGGGCTAACGCACCGAGAAGTGCACGATGTCGTCCAGGATCGGGATGCTGATCACCGGGTTGGGCTGCGCCATCAGCGCCAGCAGCGTGATCACGCCGCCCATCACGCCGTACGTCACCATGTCCGTGAACCGCGAGCGGACCGCGAGCATGCCCACCGAGCTCATCGCCCAGCGCAGTACGGCGCCGCCGAGCAGGGACAGGCCGATGATGATCGTCCCGGACCGGAACTCGGCGAGCACGACCAGCAGTCCGACCAGCACCCCGCCGCACACCGCGAGCAGCGGCCACTGGCGGTACGGCGCGGGGGCGCTGCCGCCGGCCGCCCGTCCGCCGCCCTCGGGGCGCGCCGTGTCCCGGGTGAAGGTGGGGAAGCGCCGCGACTTCGGCGCCTCGGGCGCGGGCGCCGGGGCCGCCGAAGGCGCTGCGGGCGCTGGGGCCCCGTCCGCTGCGGGCCCGTCCGCGGCAGGGGCTTCCGCTGCGGGCCCGTCCGCGGCAGGCGCGTCCGCCGCCGGCGCCGTCGCCCGTCCGTCTCCGCTGCCGCTCATCAGTGCCGCGCCCCTGTCCCGCCGCGCTCCGCCGCCTCGACGACGTTCTGGAGCAGCAGTGCGCGCGTCATCGGGCCGACGCCGCCCGGGTTCGGCGAGAGCCAGCCCGCGACCTCGGCGACGCCCGGGTGCACATCGCCGACGATCTTGCCGTTCTCGTCCCGGCTCACACCCACGTCCAGCACGGCCGCACCCGGCTTCACGTCCTCCGGCTTGACCAGGTGCGGTACGCCCGCCGCGGCCACCACGATGTCGGCCTGGCGCAGCAGTGCGGGCATGTCGCGGGTGCCGGTGTGGCACTGGGTCACCGTCGCGTTCTCGGACCGCCGCGTGAGCAGCAGCGGGATCGACCGCCCCACGGTGATGCCGCGCCCGACGACGACCACGTGCGCGCCGCGGATCTCGACGTCGTGGCGGCGGAGGAGCTCGATGATGCCGTTCGGGGTGCACGGCAGCGGTCCCGGCTCGCCCAGGACGAGCCGGCCGAGGCTCGTGGGGTGCAGCCCGTCGGCGTCCTTGTCCGGGTCCATCAGCTCCAGCACCCGGTTGACCTCGATGCCCTTGGGCAGCGGGAGCTGGACGATGTAGCCGGTGCAGGACGGGTCGTCGTTCAGCTCCCGTACGACGGCCTCGATCTCCTCCTGCGTCGCCGTGCCCGGCAGCTCGCGCTGGATCGACGCGATGCCGACCTGCGCGCAGTCGCGGTGCTTGCCGGCCACGTACTTCTGGCTGCCGATGTCGTCTCCGACGAGCAGCGTGCCGAGGCCGGGCGTGACGCCCCCGGCCCTGAGTGCGTCGACGCGCGCGGCGACTTCGGACTTGATCGCGGCCGCGGTGGCCTTGCCATCGAGAATCTGAGCGGTCATGTACCCATACTCGCGGATGCCGGGGGTCCGGCTCCAACCAGGTGCTGCGGCGATCGTTGCGGATTCGCCACATTCGCGGAGCGCGGCTGGACAGCGGTGCGCCCCGGCCAGCAGCATGGTTGGCCGGGTGCCGTGCCCGGCGCGTCCGGTGGACCGAGTCCAGGCCGAAACGGCATCCGGCGTTCGGGGGAGGCACACGTGCAGACACAACTCGCGCAGCGCGGCTGCGAGGGCGGACTTCCCCGGGACGTCACGTTCCGACCCGTCCCCACGTTCCCGCTCGGAGGCAACAGCCCGTGAGTTATCCACCGCCGCCAGGCCCGAACAACCCGTACGGGCAACAGCCTCAGCAGCCCTACGGCCAGCCCCAGCAGGGTTACCCGCAGCAGCAGCCCTACGGCTACCCGCAGGGCGGGATGCCCCCGGGCGGGATGCCCCCCGGCGGAATGCCCCCGGGCACGGTGCAGGCCAACAACGGCTTCATCAACATCGCCTACCTCGGCCCGGTCCAACTCGCCACGATGGGCCAGCGCTTCCTCGCGCGGCTGATCGACGGCCTCATCACCGGCGCGATCATCGGCATCGCGATGGCCGTCGGGCTGGCGGGCGCACTCGGCATCGCCGAGGAGGCCGACGACTGCAGCAGCAAGACCTACGGCACCCCGGAGTACAACAACTGCATCAACGACGCCACCGACGCGGGCATGGGCGCGCTCGGCACGATGCTGGTCATGATGGCCGCCATCGGCGTGTTCATGCTGCTCTACGAGTGGCTGATGATCGCCCTCATGGGCGGCACCTTCGGCAAGCTCGCCCTGGGCCTGCGCGTCGTGCGCGAGACGGACGGCCAACTGCCGGGCGTGGGCGGCGGGTTCATCCGCTACATCATCCCGATCGTCGGTGCCTTCCTCTGCTACATCGGCGCCGTGCTGGTCTATCTGTCGCCGTTCTTCGACAACAGCGGGAAGCTCCAGGGCTGGCACGACCGCGCCGCGGGAACCGTCGTCATCAAGAAGTGACCGGTTGTCACCGAACGGTGACCGGAACGCACACAGCCCGGGGCCGTGCCGCGAGACCATGGCGGCACGGCCCCGCGCTGTGCCGACGCCGGTGCCGACCTCGCCGGAGGGACTCGCCATGAGCAATCCGCCCGACCCCAACAACCCCTACGCGAGCGGCCCGTACGGCCCGCCGCCGTACGGGCAGACCCCGCCCCCGTACGGCCAGCAGGCCCCGCCCCCGTACGGCTACGGGCAGCAGCCACCGCCCGGCATGCAGCCGGGCATGCCGCCCGGCTACGGCTATCCGCAGGCGCCGTACCCGGGCGCACCGTGGGTGCCGTACGAGATGCCCGGCCAGGTGGTCGCGGCGCGCGTGATGCTGTTCGTCGCAGGGTCGCTGTGGGGGCTGGTCGCCGTGGCCTTCATCATCGCGGGGCTCGCGGTGGACGACATGGCGGACGACCTCGGCGCGAACGGCACCGGGGGCGCGCTGATCATCGCGCTCGTCGGGTTCGTGATCTTCGGCGGCATGTCCGCGCTGCACATAGTCCCCGCCACGCAGTTCGGGCACGGCGGCCAGGGCACCCGGGTCACCGCGATCGTCGCGGCGTCGGTGAACACCGTGCTGCCCGCGCTCGGGTTCCTGGGCTCCATGGCCCAGACGTACGGCACCCGGACGCAGAACCCCGCGCTCATGATGATCTGGGCGGCCACCGCGATCGTGACGATCGTCTTCTGCTCCAACCGCCAGGCGGGCGCCTGGTTCAACCGGCCCCGCCACTGACGGCGGCCGCCCGGGACGGCGGCCGCCGGCAGCGTACGAGCGCGCCTGCACGCACGCGCCCGTACGCACCCGTCTCAGTGGAATCAGTGGAAGAAGTGCCGCGTCCCGGTGAAGTACATCGTGACGCCCGCCGCCTTCGCCGCCTCGATCACGGCCTCGTCGCGCACCGACCCGCCCGGCTGGACCACGGCCGTGACGCCCGCCGCCGTCAGCACCTGCAGCCCGTCGGGGAACGGGAAGAACGCGTCGGACGCGGCGTACGAGCCCGCCGCGCGCTCCTCGCCCGCGCGCTGCACCGCGAGCTTCGCCGAGTCGACGCGGTTGACCTGGCCCATGCCCACGCCGACGGTCGCGCCGTTCTTCGCGAGCAGGATCGCGTTCGACTTCACCGCGCGGCACGAGCGCCACGCGAACGCCAGCTCCGCCAGCTCCGCGCCCGAGAGTTCGGCGCCCGCCGCGAGCGTCCAGCTGCCCGGGTCGTCGCCGTCGGCCTGCAGCCGGTCGGTGGCCTGGAGCAGCGCGCCGCCGTCGATGGGCTTGATCTCGACCGGGTCGGAGGGCGCCTCGGGGCAGCGCAGCACGCGGATGTTCTTCTTCCGGCTGAGCACCTCGACCGCGCCGTCCTCGTACCCGGGCGCGACGATCACCTCGGTGAAGATGTCGGCGACCTGCTCCGCCATCGCGGCGGATACCGGCCGGTTGACGGCGATCACACCGCCGTACGCGGACAGCGGGTCGCACTCGTGCGCCTTGCGGTGCGCTTCGGCGACATCCGAACCGACCGCGATGCCGCAGGGGTTGGCGTGCTTGATGATCGCGACGCAGGGCTCGTCGTGGTCGTACGCCGCCCGGCGGGCCGCCTCGGTGTCGGTGTAGTTGTTGAACGACATGGCCTTGCCGTGCAGTTGCTCGGCCTCGGCCAGACCGCCGTTGCCGGTGGCGTAGAGCGCGGCGGGCTGGTGCGGGTTCTCGCCGTAGCGGAGCACGTCGGCGCGCTGGTAGGCGGAGCCGAGGAAGTCGGGGAAGGCCGAGTCGTCGACGGCGGCGTAGTCGAGCGCGAACCAGGTGGCGACGGTGAGGT includes:
- a CDS encoding quaternary amine ABC transporter ATP-binding protein, giving the protein MSETTETHPVFSVRNLWKVFGPKAEKVPGNKEYAGLSATDLRAKTGCTAAVRDVSFDVHKGEVFVVMGLSGSGKSTLVRCLTRLIEPTSGSLVMDGEDVRAMDKSRLRELRRHRASMVFQNFGLLPHRSVIDNVAYGLEIQGMGREERRAVAAEMVEKVGLAGLGERRPRQLSGGQQQRVGLARALAVDPEVMLFDEPFSALDPLIRRDMQEEVIRLHREEGRTMVFITHDLSEALRLGDRIALMRDGEIVQLGTPEEIVANPADDYVRDFVRDVPREQVISVRRAMRAADGAEAKAGSGASEGAAGSELPPNALVSDAIEAVARTGEPVRVMDGKKLLGVVGHEQLLAVVAGIDKDGGDGGDGGDGGDAGKDGGDGKEGREVAAV
- a CDS encoding GMC family oxidoreductase, which codes for MATYDYVIVGGGTAGSVIASRLTEDPGVRVAVIEGGPSDMDRPEVLTLRRWLGLLGGELDYDYPTTEQPRGNSHIRHSRARVLGGCSSHNTLISFKPLPSDWDEWEEAGARGWNAETMDPYFGKLRNNIVAVDEKDRNAIARDFVEAATAALGVPRVEGFNKAPFTEGAGFFDLSYHPENNKRSSASVAYLHPHMKAGDRPNLDLFLETWAYRLELDGNRATGVHVRTADGTERLISAEREVLVCAGAVDTPRLLLHSGIGPARDLEALGIPVALDLPGVGENLLDHPESVIVWETDGPIPENSAMDSDAGLFVRRDETAPGPDLMFHFYQIPFTDNPERIGYEKPEHGVSMTPNIPKPHSRGRLFLTSADPAVKPALDFRYFTDEDDYDARTLVDGIRLAREVARAEPLAKWLKREVCPGPEVTSDEELSAYARQVAHTVYHPAGTCRMGAADDGLAVVDPELRVRGLAGIRIADASVFPTMPTVNPMLGVLMVGEKAADLLRSDGSSGKSPDTTPHSTTALGGVA
- a CDS encoding aldehyde dehydrogenase family protein — encoded protein: MHINGVWRSATAGGTRDVLDPADASVLAVVAEGDADDTDAAVAAARDAFDNGPWPGTPATERAGLLRRVADLLQRDREEIALTESRDTGKTLEEGRVDVDDVTAAFRYFADLIVNESGGRVVDAGSADVHSVVVHEPVGVCAMITPWNYPLLQASWKVAPALAAGNTFVLKPSEVTPLSTVHLLRLLAEAGLPTGVANLVTGAGNPVGARLAEHPGVDLVSFTGGLASGTKVAQAAAPTVKKVALELGGKNPNVVFADACDTDERFDHAVDQALNAAFIHSGQVCSAGARLVIEESVRSRFVTELAERASRIRLGRGTEDGVECGPLVSEQQLAKTEAYVASALAQGATLRCGGERPKPSEVRPASGYFYCPTVLDDCDRSMRVVREETFGPILTVETFRTEDEAVALANDTDYGLAGAVFSSDTARARRIAARLRHGTVWINDFHPYLPQAEWGGFGKSGVGRELGPHGLAEYRETKHVYENLRPAPVRWFAG
- a CDS encoding malate dehydrogenase; its protein translation is MTRTPVNVTVTGAAGQIGYALLFRIASGHLLGADVPVRLRLLEIPQAVKAAEGTAMELDDCAFPLLSGIDITDDANAAFDGTNVALLVGARPRTKGMERGDLLEANGGIFKPQGKAINDGAADDVKVLVVGNPANTNALIAQAAAPDVPAERFTAMTRLDHNRALSQLAKKTGSTVADIRKLTIWGNHSATQYPDIFHAEIAGKNAAEAVNDEKWLADEFIPTVAKRGAAIIEARGASSAASAANAAIDHVHTWVNGTPEGDWTSMGIPSDGSYGVPEGLISSFPVTCAGGSYEIVQGLEVNDFSRPRIDASVQELAEERDAVRGLGLL
- a CDS encoding helix-turn-helix domain-containing protein; translated protein: MPRWKALPDGLDPQISEFTSQLRRLVDRSGMSLATIADRTEYSKSSWERYLNGRLLPPRGAVQALADVTGTEVRHLATMWELAERAWSRSEMRHDMTMEAIQVAQARAALSPTGETPAKGWKWGIGGKNAKNPAPAGPPPGAVGTPAPPPAAGAGAADSARDAGAAGPVGAAGAAASAASSAPATPAASPAPPADDQTAVMRPRTPRTPRPDAAVDRGTTRLNRPSLPDSSASAPAPAPAPKPVAAPGPVGNIDPQSWGTRRTPEVAEAPPAHASAAPPGTPPAPPSAAPHPAAGVPGGHGDTTAQREPGGDGGGRGRQLLMLAAGVVAALIVVAGAVFAFDLTGGDDSAAPDPTPTAENPDLPAGVKCSGADCNGKDPETMGCGGQYAKTAGSRKVGPRTVEVRYSKVCGAAWARVTGGANGDLLRISGGKRTQTEDVDSPDAYTPMVPVKNVQQARACVKPAAGARGCARGTATAPAP
- a CDS encoding DUF3017 domain-containing protein; amino-acid sequence: MSGSGDGRATAPAADAPAADGPAAEAPAADGPAADGAPAPAAPSAAPAPAPEAPKSRRFPTFTRDTARPEGGGRAAGGSAPAPYRQWPLLAVCGGVLVGLLVVLAEFRSGTIIIGLSLLGGAVLRWAMSSVGMLAVRSRFTDMVTYGVMGGVITLLALMAQPNPVISIPILDDIVHFSVR
- a CDS encoding bifunctional methylenetetrahydrofolate dehydrogenase/methenyltetrahydrofolate cyclohydrolase, whose translation is MTAQILDGKATAAAIKSEVAARVDALRAGGVTPGLGTLLVGDDIGSQKYVAGKHRDCAQVGIASIQRELPGTATQEEIEAVVRELNDDPSCTGYIVQLPLPKGIEVNRVLELMDPDKDADGLHPTSLGRLVLGEPGPLPCTPNGIIELLRRHDVEIRGAHVVVVGRGITVGRSIPLLLTRRSENATVTQCHTGTRDMPALLRQADIVVAAAGVPHLVKPEDVKPGAAVLDVGVSRDENGKIVGDVHPGVAEVAGWLSPNPGGVGPMTRALLLQNVVEAAERGGTGARH